CAGCCCAGTCCAGCATGTACTTCATTGATGCAAAAGATTTTCCAATGCCTGCCACTCCGATGGTTAGCACAGTTCTAATTGGTATATTTTCACATCCAGGTTTGAAGATGTCATGATATCTAATGGGCTTTTCTTCTGTTACTGGTTTGAATTTTGCCTCCTGAACCTGTCTGACCTCATGCTGATCATTGACGTCTCCCCTCTGTCCCTCTATGATGAAGACATTTGTGAAGACATCATTCAGAAGAGCAGAGGTTTTCTCCTTATCAATCCCCTCAGACACCCGGGTGAATTGCTCCCTCAGCTGAGATTTGAGTTTCCTTTGACTTGTGACATCAGGCTTCTCtataagaaaacattttgacatgaattattaaaacaCCAAGAATTATGcggttgtttttttatttgagtaaaTACTAGTGAAGCTCTAAAGAGTTgcaaaagcaaaagcaaaagctAGTTCAGTCATCTGCTACTGTTCCAAAAagctgtctgtttgtctctctgtatgtggaacacatactgtatgtcaaGAATTGTTCATCTTATTAGCTTCCCACTTGTAATTGTGTATTGtcataaaatattaatacattttgaataaaccAGTGACCATCACCAGCGTAAGTGATGTTGTCAATTAGGGTTGTCACGATACCAAAATAATTTCGATAGCAAGTCATACATTTCAATACCCATATTTTTTCAACACTTTTCGTAAAAAGGAAAGTCGCTCTATCTGATCCAGTGGCACCAGACTTCTGTAGTAAAAACATGGGTTGAAAAATGATGGTGATAAATTATGTGTGCAGGCTAATCCTGGGTTTGAGCTTCATCACCATGAAATGTCAGACTTACAATGTCATTTATGCCCATTATTTCTCATTCTATAAAATTGCGATTTATCTGTTAAGTGTTTTCtagtttttttgtattcatgcaTGAAGGTGGGTTTTTGACAATGGATAAGTGACCTTCACTTTACAGCATTAGGCTATGTATAATTCAGATCAAGGTCATAACTTGTTAACTCCAATAACATAACGTCTTATTATAGAtgggcagctgctgcagtgagagagagaaaaacgcACGTAAATACAGGTAAAGCATAATACCTCGTATTTCTGTCATCCTGTCATATGACTCATCAGGCAGGGAGCAAGATCGGGAGGTTATCCAGAGCTGGGCGGAAGGAAGCAGCTTTCCATTGATGAGGTTTGTCAGTAGCACATCCACTGAGGCTGGCTGTAGGACATCTGACAAAATGTCACTGTGGTTGAAGTCAAGAGGTTGTTGATAACAGTCCAGTCCATCcaagacaaataaaactttgacattttcatagTTAGATATGACAGATTCTTTGGTCTCCTTGAATAAATGATTAAGAAGTCCCACCAAGCtgattttttcctcttttatcccATTAAGTTTTAAGAAGTCCAGTGGAAATATAAGTTCTTCATCATCCTTTGCTTTGACAAAACGGGTCAACAACCAAGTGGGAAGTGATTTCTTATCATTATTTTCTGCCCAGTTTTGAATGAACTTCTTTACGTGGAAGGTTTTTCCAACACCAGGTTCTCCAATAGTAAGCAGAGTTCTTACTGTCTGTCCTTTTTCGCATTTGAAGATTTCAGATGTCTCATTCACAATTTTGAATGATTTTTGCTTTCCATTTTTCTCTTCATCATTGGCGTCaccaacacatttttctctaataatgtgttcagtgtttttctggTTAGGATGAGTTTTGTCTTCAACTTGAGAGTATTCTCCACAAAATCTTTTCTTCAGGCTTGATACCAGCTGCTGTCGGCGCTTCAAGGTCTCTGAATAAACAGAACAATTTTCTGCATATTATATCAACTCTTGTGctatttttaaaggttcagtgtataaaatctaggtgaaagggatctattggcagaaattaataataatattaaaataatcctagtgatattttcacagtgtgtaatcatctaaattggacaaattgttgttttctttaccctagaatgggccctttatatttaaatactttatatttacatcaggagcggatcctctctacagaggcctcagttttttctttccaaactggacaaacaaccttttgagttttaatgacgACTGAAGGCTCCtacaggttctctctcatgtttggaaggggaggttaggtgaggggtattcagctgcaacatgacacttcaacttcagatgtcactaaattctacacactgatcctttaaactaaaataacaataatttgtCATACAAAAATAACACCACCTACAGAGGAAATTGTGAGCTAGGGAAATCCCAAAGTTTCTTACCTCGACATTCTGTCACTATCTGAATATATTGAGAGGGAATCTTGTCAACTCCTGAAGGTTGAGAGATGATCCACAGTCGAGCAGAGGGAAGCAACGTCCCCTTGATGAGGTTTTTGAGCAGCACATCCATTGAGGCTTGCTCTTTTATGTCAGTCAGgtccttgtttttttcaaagtcaAGATCAAGTTTACATTTTTCCAGGCCATCAAGGATAAAAGCTACTTTACACTTGTCATATTTGGGAGCTTGTCGTGGTTTGATATCCCTGAAGAAATTATTAAGCAGATCTTCCATGCTTAGAGTTTTGTCTCTGCTTGAATTTAGCTGATTGAAATTAAATGACACAATCAAGTCTGTGTCTTTGTTGGAGTTTGCTTTTGCCCAATCAACCATTAACATctctttttgaaatgttttaccAATACCAGGAACACCCTTCATTAGAACTGTTCGCGTACTGTTTTTCTTCGAAGGTTCAAATATTTCATTGTAACTTTTTAGAAGTTGTGGTTCGTCTTTCTTGCCTTCGACAGCGTTTATCACAAAGAGTTCTGTGTCTTTTTGACTCTGATCTTTATAATCGTTGAGAATTCTCTTCTTCAGGTGATCTCTGAGTTCCGGCATGCCATCCTTCTCtgaggtaaaacaaaaacagaaaagaaatataatgaCCTCTCTAATGAGATATGGCagtaattttatattttaaataattaggGTTGTCACGATACCAAAAGAATTTCGATAGCAAGTCATACATTTCAATACTCATATTTTTTCAATACTTTTCGTAAAAAAGGAAAGTCGCTCTATCTGAGCCAGTGGCACCAGACTTCTGTAGTAAAAACATGGGTTGAAAAATTATGGTGATAAATTAGTCATAGCAGAGGGTTTAATTCGTTTTTGAGGCTACCAGTAGTGTGCAGGCTAATCCTGGGTTTGAGCTTCATCACCATGAAATGTCAGACTTACAATGTCATTTATGCCCATTATTTCCATTCTCAATAAAATTGCAAATGTTTTCtagtttttttgtattcatgcaTGAAGGTGGGTTTTTGACAATGGATAAGTGACCTTCACTTTACAGCATTAGGCTTTGTATAATTCAGATCAAGGTCATAACTTGTTAACTCCAATAACATAACGTCTTATTATAgatgtgcagctgctgcagtgagagagagaaaaacgcACGTAAATACAGGTAAAGCATAATACCTCGTATTTCTGTCATCCTGTCATATGACTCATCAGGCAGGGAGCAAAATCGGGAGGTTATCCAGAGCTTTGCGGAAGGAAGCAGGTTTCCTTTGATGAGGTTTGTCAGTAGCACATCCACTGAGGCTGGCTGTCGGGCATCTTTCAAAATGTCACTGTGGTTGAAGTCAAGAGGTTGTTGAGAACAGTCCAGTCCATCcaagataaataaaactttgacattttcatagTTAGATATGACAGATTCTTTGGTCTCCTTGAATAAATGATTAAGAAGTCCCACCAAGCtgattttttcctcttttatcccATTAAGTTTTAAGAAGTCCAGTGGAAATATAAGTTCTTCATCATCCTTTGCTCTGACAACACTGGTCCATATCcgactgaaaaatgatttatcattattttctgcCCAGTTTTGAATGAACTTCTTTACGTGGAAGGTTTTTCCAATATCAGGTTCTCCAATAGTAAGCAGAGTTCTTACTGTCTGTCCTTTTTCGCATTTGAAGATTTCAGATGTCTCATTCACAATTTTGAATGATTTTTGCTTTCCATTTTTCTCTTCATCATTGGCGTCaccaacacatttttctctaataatgtgttcagtgtttttctggTTAGGATGAGTTTGGTCTTCAACTTGAGAGTATTCTCCACAAAATCTTTTCTTCAGGCTTGATACCAGCTGCTGTCGGCGCTTCAAGGTCTCTGAATAAACAGAACAATTTTCTGCATATTATATCAACTTTTGTGctatttttaaaggttcagtgtataaaatttaggtgaaagggatctattggcagaaattaataataatattaaaataatcctagtgatattttcacagtgtgtaatcatctaaattgtacgaattgttgttttctttaccctagaatgggccctttatatttaaatactttatatttacatcaggagcggatcctctctacagaggcctcagttttttctttccaaactggacaaacaaccttttgagtttttatgacgactgaaggctcctacaggttctctctcatgtttggaaggggaggttaggtgaggggtattcagctgcaacatgacacttcaacttcagatgtcactaaattctacacactgatcctttaaactaaaataacaataatttgtcaaacaaaaataacaccACCTACAGAGGAAATTGTGAGCTAGGGAAATCCCAAAGTTTCTTACCTCGACATTCTGTCACTTTCTGAATATATTGAGAGGGAATCTTGTCAACTCCTGAAGGTTGAGAGATGATCCACAGTCGAGCAGAGGGAAGCAACGTCCCCTTGATGAGGTTTTTGAGCAGCACATCCATTGAGGCTCGCTCTGTTATGTCAGTCACgtccttgtttttttcaaagtcaAGATCAAGTTTACATTCTTCCAGGCCATCAAGGATAAAAGCTACTTTATACTTGTCATAGGTGGGAGCTTGTCGTGGTTTGATATCACTGAAGAAATTATTAAGCAGATCTTCCATGCTTTTGTCTCTGCTTGAATTTAGCTGATTGAAATTAAATGACACAATCAAGTCTATGTCTTTGTTGGAGTTTCCTTCTGCCCAATCAACCATTAACATctctttttgaaatgttttaccAATACCAGGAACACCCTTCATTAGAACTGTTCGCGTACTGTTCGAAggttcaaatattttattgtaactTTTTAGAAGTTGTGGTTTGTCTTTCTTGCTTTTGACAGCGTTTATCACAAAGAGTTCTGTGTCAATCTTTTTTTGACTCTGATCTTTATAATCGTCGAGAATTTTCTTCTTCAGGTGATCTCTGAGTTCCTGCATGCCATCATCTTTCTCtgaggtaaaacaaaaacagaaaagaaatataatgaCCTCTCTAATGAGATATGGCagtaattttatattttagagcAATGTGGTGGCATTTAAAAACGTGTTATGAATTCAGTTAAAGCACAGAGAAGAAATGGTATTATGATATTTAATTGTGACTATCAATATACAATGTTATGAAATTCGACTTCCTTtattgaatgtttgtttgagtACCTGCAACATTGATGAAGTCGAGTGTGTTATCCTGAGATCGGTTGCCAATCTCTTTCATTGTCTCTGGCTGCAGTGTGCTtcaacacagacaaaacattttattattacatagTTCAGTTCTCAAGTTTGTGTGAGTAAGGAACTATAATTTTACTGTGACAGAAATAGTAACTCTTGCTCAAGACATGAAATGACTGGTAATTTATAGTCTATAATCTCTTTAACTCCAGATCTAACTATACCGAAGCCCTGGCATTACCAACATTATCTCACCTTTgttgtttgtcactgaagtTGATAAGTTTGTCCATGGAGCTGTCACTTTTCACAGAAACATGGCTGGGTTCAGAAGAGACCGATCCTTCTTTGTCAGAAAACCTTTAACACAAATGgtagaaatgtttttacaatgaCAAACATTAACAGCCAAATCATTTAGAGCTCCAATATGTCAATTACAGTCAATGTATATGCACCAGTGTACGTCATTCTGCACAGTCAAGCTCAAACATCCAAGAGAAGTAGCAatgaacaaaacacatttctgagtAAAGAAGGATGACTTTAACACAATGGAAGAATTGCTCTCTACTACACTCAGGCCTCAGGTGGGAGGTGTAATTCATTGTCATAAATACAGGTTACGGTATGAACCTCTCTATTCACAGCAGTACACATGTGCATTTTTTTAGAAGCTGACAGAAAAGGAACCAGCAAGCTGAGAAGCCAAAGAGCATATATCCTCTAGTGCACTAACttgaacacatcatcagtgcTGTATCCTGGAGCCATTGGGTGTTTCGGGTCTTACAACAGACACCCATCCAGGCGACCTGACCGAGATTGATCAAGTCCCGGCCTGTGTTCAAGTGGCGTTCTTCTGACCCCACTGGTCACCCCTTTTCAGCCAGAGACACCTGGATGCTTTCTTAGCTGCCTCCATGTTGTCACAAATggctctcctcctgctctgtacTCTGATCCCCAGGACTCCATAGGCTTTATTGAGTGAATGGCCTGCAAAACCCAGACTGTCTACTTTCACTGGCATACAGATGGTCTCCCATCTGTTCCTGCAGCAGTCCTCCAGCATCTTCTGGTAttttgctcttttcctctcttgagcctcctccatcctctcctccaagGGTACGGTTAGCTCATGTAGGATGAGCTGCCTTGTTGTTTCTGAGACCAAGATGATGTCGGGTCTCAGCGAGGACTGGGTGATGTGTGATGGAATTTTCAGCTGCCTCTCCAGGTCGACTGTCATCACCCAGTCTCGTGCTGTGGCCAGCAATCAAACTGAGCTTCTCCTGGAGCACTTAGGTGGCAGTTCGCCCTCCCTGACATGCGCGATGGTTCTTGCTCTGGTGTTGTGCTCACAAGTCCAGCCCTGCCCTGTGCCACACTCCCAGGGAGGGCTTTGTGCTTGAGCCAAGCTTCTGCCTGTTTGACTGCCTCTGTCgccctccacttcctccctgtcCTAATTATGATTCCTGTACCAGCCACtcaggatatatatatatatatatatatatatatatatatatatatatacatacacacttTATACACTTTATTTGTCACAGCAAAGTTAGAAGAGTTTGTTAAATCTGACATGTCATGTTTGTACGAACTAACCATACCATCAAATGTATGAGAAATTTAGgaaaagaatacatttttcttgcaTGAAGTCCATTGTTTTTCCTACCTTggctcaggctacatccacactactatgtTTTAGTCATAAGGCTTGACTGTGTTATACCTGCTATCTATATAAAACTGAATATCAAGCACCTAAAACGGACAACTTTGGAAATGCAGCTTATGGTTTGAaaaaggacagacagaaagggagaTGTAAGTAAACAATGAAGCAGTCACCCAAACTCTTTGTGACTTATCCAATCAAACTGTACCACAGCCCTGGCATTACCAAAATTATCTCACCTTTgttgtttgtcactgaagtTGATAAGTTTGTCCATGGACCTGTCACTTTTCACAGAAGCATGGCTGGGTTCAGAAGAGACTGATCCTTCTTCGTCAGAAAACCTTTAACACAAATGgtagaaatgtttttacaatgaCAGACATTAACAGCCAAATCATTTAGAGCTACAACATCTCAATTGCAGTCAATGTATATGCACCAGTGTACGTCATTCTGCACAGTCAAGCTCAAACATCCAAGTCACcgtccacttcctccctgtcCTCATTATGATTCCTGCACCAGCCACTCTGGAATCCACCGATCCAGCATATTGCAGGAAGTCTGATCTTCCTGCAATATGCTATCTCTGGTTCTGCGGAATTAACCAGCATGCTCATTGCCAGCGCAAAGAGGGTAACGGAGAAGGTGCAACCAGGGATTATTCCAATTTGCAGTTGGTGCCAGTCCGATGTCACTTGGCCTGAGGAGACCCTCAACCTGAACTCACTGTAGTATCCCAGTATGAGGTCTTTCACCTTCTGGGGTATATGATGTCTCTCCAGTGCAACCTCGACCAACTTGTGGGGTATTGACCCATATGCGTTGGTAAGGTCAGGCCACAGTAAAGCCAGATCTCATTTGCCCTCTTTCGCCTCTCTGATGAGCTGCGTCACCACGCCTGTGTGTTCTAGGCAACCAGGGACGCGAGGTATACCTCCCTTCTGTACCGATGTATCAATGTAGTTGTTGCCCAACAGAAAGTCGAAAAGTCTCCTGGCCACAACGCTGAAGAAGATCTTGCTCTCTACGCTGAGAAAGGAGATGATTCAAAACTGATCAATGTTTTCTAACAGCTCTTCTTTTGGGATGAATACCCCCTCAGCATATATCCATGGCTGGGCaatcttccctctcctccagatCACCTTCAGGTCCCTCCAAAGCCAATGCTGCAGCTTCGGACAGTTCTAATAGTACCTGCATGGTACTCCACTCAGTCCAGGTGCTAAGATGGATGTAGCTCTCCTCACCACTTCTTACACTTTACTCAGACAGGGCTCTTAAAGATTAAAATCTGTTGTTGGGTCTGTTTGTGTTATCAGAGCGTTATATAAACCCAGTTGTTGGTCTCTCCTGTTGCCACTGTATGTGCTCTTGAGGTGGTTGTTTGTGACTTCTGTGGAGCAGGTCAAGTGACCCATTCTTTTCTGGCCCGGGAGCAGCTTAGTCAGCTTGAATAGGTTTGCAAAATCCCAAATCACTCAACTGCGATGCTCACTATGATAGTGGCCATGGTTCTCAGCCACTGTTCCATGTCCCCCTTGATAATTCCTTCCAAGATGCGATccacattttcatcaaattgcTGCCATACTGCTCTTTTTATGGACTGGGGCCATTGGATCCTTGGTTTGGCCACTGGAGCACAGGGCAGCCACTGTAGATGGTGATTGGTGGCTCTGTGCATTGCCGGTGGCGAGGGCTCTGGTAGGCTGTGCACCGCTGAATGCAAATGGAGCTGCCTATTGAGTGCTGGCTCGCACTATATACAGTGGATATAAAAAGTCTACACACCCCTGTTAAAATGCCatgtttttgtgatgtaaaaaaatgagaCCAAGATAAATCATGTCAGAACTTTTTCCACCATTAATGTGACCTATAATGTGaacaattcaattgaaaaacaaactgaaatattttagggggaaaaataaaaaataaaaaaataaaataatgtggtTGCATAAGTGTGCACACCCTCTTATAACTGGGGATGTGGCTGTGTTCAGAATTAATCAATCACATTCAAACTCATGTTAAATAGTAATCAGTACACTCCTGCCATCATTTAAAGTGACTCTGAATAATCCCAAATAAAGTTCAGCTGTTCTAGTAGgattttccggacattttctgagTTGCATCTTACAGCAAAAGCCATGGTCAACAGAGAGCTTCCTAAGCATCAGAGGGATCTCATTGTTGAAAAGTATCAGTCAGGAGAAGGGTACAAAAGAATTTCCAAGGCATTAGATATACCATGGAACACAGTGAAGAGAGCCATCATCAAGTGGAGAAAATATGGCACAACAGTGACATTACCAAGAACTGGACGTCCCTCCAAAATTGATGAAAAGACGAGAAGAAAACTGGTCAGGGAGGCTTTCAAGAGGCCTACAGCAACAttaaaggagctgcaggaatttCTGGCAAGTACTGGCTGTGTACTACATGTGACAACAATCTCCCGTATTCTTCATATGTTTGGGCTATGGGGTAGGGTGGCAAGATGGAAGCCTTTTCTTACGAAGTAAACATCCAAGCCCGGCTAAATTTTGCAAAAACATACATGAAGTCTCCCAAAAgcatgtgggaaaatgtgttatGGTCTGATGAAACCAAGGTTGAACTTTTTGGCCATAATTCCAAAAGGTATGTTTGGtgcaaaaacaacactgcacaTCACCCAAAGAACACCATACCcacagtgaagcatggtggtggcagcatcatgctttggggctgtttttcttCAGCTGGAACCGGGGCCGTTAGTCAAGGTTGAGGGAATTATGAACAGTTCCAAATACCAGTCAATTTTGGCACAAAACCTTCAGGCTTCCGTTAgaaagctgaagatgaagaggaatttCACCTTTCAGCACGACAACGACCCAAAGCATACATCCAAATCAACAAAAGCATGGCTTCACCAGAAGAAGATTCATGTTTTGGAatggcccagccagagcccagacctGAATCCAATCGAACATCTGTGGGGTGATCTGAAGAGGGCTGTGTACAGGAGATGCCCTCGCAATCTGACAGATTTGGAGCGCTTTTGCAAAGAAGAGTGGGCAAATATTGCCAAGTCAAGATGTGCCATGCTAATAGACTCCTACCCAAAAAGACTGAGTGCTGTAATAGAATCaaaaggtgcttcaacaaagtattaGTTTAAGGGTGTGCACACTTATGCAACCAGGTTATTGtaagttttttactttttattttttcccctaaaagatttcaatttgtttttcaattgaattgttCACGTTATAAGTCACATTAAAGGTGGAAAAAGTTCAGAAATGATTTATCTTTGtctcatttttttacatcacaaaaaccTGGGATTTTAACAGGGGTGTGTAGACTTTTTATATACACTTTATACACTTTATTTGTCACAGCAAAGTTAGAAGAGTTTGTTAAATCTGACATGTCATGTTTGTACGAACTAACCATACCATCAAATGTATGAGAAATTTAGgaaaagaatacattttttcttgc
The sequence above is drawn from the Hippoglossus hippoglossus isolate fHipHip1 chromosome 7, fHipHip1.pri, whole genome shotgun sequence genome and encodes:
- the LOC117764400 gene encoding uncharacterized protein LOC117764400 isoform X3, which codes for MFQSPEKSPDEEGSVSPEPSHVSVKSDRSMDKIINFSDRQQRFSDEEGSVSSEPSHVSVKSDSSMDKLINFSDRQQRFSDEEGSVSSEPSHVSVKSDSSMDKLINFSDRQQRFSDEEGSVSSEPSHVSVKSDSSMDKLINFSDRQQSTLQPETMKEIGNRSQDNTLDFINVAEKDDGMQELRDHLKKKILDDYKDQSQKKIDTELFVINAVKSKKDKPQLLKSYNKIFEPSNSTRTVLMKGVPGIGKTFQKEMLMVDWAEGNSNKDIDLIVSFNFNQLNSSRDKSMEDLLNNFFSDIKPRQAPTYDKYKVAFILDGLEECKLDLDFEKNKDVTDITERASMDVLLKNLIKGTLLPSARLWIISQPSGVDKIPSQYIQKVTECRETLKRRQQLVSSLKKRFCGEYSQVEDQTHPNQKNTEHIIREKCVGDANDEEKNGKQKSFKIVNETSEIFKCEKGQTVRTLLTIGEPDIGKTFHVKKFIQNWAENNDKSFFSRIWTSVVRAKDDEELIFPLDFLKLNGIKEEKISLVGLLNHLFKETKESVISNYENVKVLFILDGLDCSQQPLDFNHSDILKDARQPASVDVLLTNLIKGNLLPSAKLWITSRFCSLPDESYDRMTEIREKDGMPELRDHLKKRILNDYKDQSQKDTELFVINAVEGKKDEPQLLKSYNEIFEPSKKNSTRTVLMKGVPGIGKTFQKEMLMVDWAKANSNKDTDLIVSFNFNQLNSSRDKTLSMEDLLNNFFRDIKPRQAPKYDKCKVAFILDGLEKCKLDLDFEKNKDLTDIKEQASMDVLLKNLIKGTLLPSARLWIISQPSGVDKIPSQYIQIVTECRETLKRRQQLVSSLKKRFCGEYSQVEDKTHPNQKNTEHIIREKCVGDANDEEKNGKQKSFKIVNETSEIFKCEKGQTVRTLLTIGEPGVGKTFHVKKFIQNWAENNDKKSLPTWLLTRFVKAKDDEELIFPLDFLKLNGIKEEKISLVGLLNHLFKETKESVISNYENVKVLFVLDGLDCYQQPLDFNHSDILSDVLQPASVDVLLTNLINGKLLPSAQLWITSRSCSLPDESYDRMTEIREKPDVTSQRKLKSQLREQFTRVSEGIDKEKTSALLNDVFTNVFIIEGQRGDVNDQHEVRQVQEAKFKPVTEEKPIRYHDIFKPGCENIPIRTVLTIGVAGIGKSFASMKYMLDWAEGKANTDIQYIFPLPFRELNLQKDREHSFEDLLHQFCPAMKESEISNYDKYKVLIVLDGFDECRLDLNFSQDMDLTDVKKKTSVNVLLANLIKGNLLSKAQIWITSRPAASSNIPADKVDRVTEVRGFNDDQKEEYFGKRFSDKDFLMKVLSHVKKSRSLYIMCHLPVFCWITSKVLEDFVNRNQEEGMPKTLTDMYLCFLLLQCRQANVKYGDEETSESSETDSCWNTRNKDTILSLGKLAFEELEKGNLLFTEENLTECGIDIEKTAVFSGLFTRVTREGCGQYQNHFFCFVHLSIQEFLAAFFVFQAFNNKGENLLSKPTSVDADLSEVVADLSASDFYKRAVDKALDSKNGDWDLFLRFLLGLSLETNQNLLKDLLKKTEHNTETNKKTIDYIKDKISEEIQDSDKNLNLFHCLNELNDQSLVKEVKKYLLSETKAFENFSTSQWSALTYVLLMSDEKLDVFDLKKYLKSEKVFLGMLPVVKVSKTTLLSWCTLSEESCKGLTSSVLTSTSSNLIELDLSHNDLLDSGVELLANGLKSLQCKLESLKLSGCKVTEKGCFALASALDSNLASPLKELDLSYNHPGDSGSKRLTAIAEDPKRKLQTLCLDHGGAHRLKPGLKKYAVDLKFDENTASRRLVFSESNRKVRTVKTVEEKVSRLANDHRFKRSQVSCEEGLKGLWYWEVKWSGEVCISVAYGELSRKWDSSGGLGCNKMSWSLRCSKAGYTALHGKQSTPIKLSPCQKIAVFLDWDGGSVSYYSVTSETSSLIHTFSAKFTQPLFPSFWFRKGSVTLCEID
- the LOC117764400 gene encoding uncharacterized protein LOC117764400 isoform X2 encodes the protein MFQSPEKSPDEEGSVSPEPSHVSVKSDRSMDKIINFSDRQQRFSDEEGSVSSEPSHVSVKSDSSMDKLINFSDRQQRFSDEEGSVSSEPSHVSVKSDSSMDKLINFSDRQQRFSDEEGSVSSEPSHVSVKSDSSMDKLINFSDRQQREGSVSSEPSHVSVKSDSSMDKLINFSDKQQSTLQPETMKEIGNRSQDNTLDFINVAEKDDGMQELRDHLKKKILDDYKDQSQKKIDTELFVINAVKSKKDKPQLLKSYNKIFEPSNSTRTVLMKGVPGIGKTFQKEMLMVDWAEGNSNKDIDLIVSFNFNQLNSSRDKSMEDLLNNFFSDIKPRQAPTYDKYKVAFILDGLEECKLDLDFEKNKDVTDITERASMDVLLKNLIKGTLLPSARLWIISQPSGVDKIPSQYIQKVTECRETLKRRQQLVSSLKKRFCGEYSQVEDQTHPNQKNTEHIIREKCVGDANDEEKNGKQKSFKIVNETSEIFKCEKGQTVRTLLTIGEPDIGKTFHVKKFIQNWAENNDKSFFSRIWTSVVRAKDDEELIFPLDFLKLNGIKEEKISLVGLLNHLFKETKESVISNYENVKVLFILDGLDCSQQPLDFNHSDILKDARQPASVDVLLTNLIKGNLLPSAKLWITSRFCSLPDESYDRMTEIREKDGMPELRDHLKKRILNDYKDQSQKDTELFVINAVEGKKDEPQLLKSYNEIFEPSKKNSTRTVLMKGVPGIGKTFQKEMLMVDWAKANSNKDTDLIVSFNFNQLNSSRDKTLSMEDLLNNFFRDIKPRQAPKYDKCKVAFILDGLEKCKLDLDFEKNKDLTDIKEQASMDVLLKNLIKGTLLPSARLWIISQPSGVDKIPSQYIQIVTECRETLKRRQQLVSSLKKRFCGEYSQVEDKTHPNQKNTEHIIREKCVGDANDEEKNGKQKSFKIVNETSEIFKCEKGQTVRTLLTIGEPGVGKTFHVKKFIQNWAENNDKKSLPTWLLTRFVKAKDDEELIFPLDFLKLNGIKEEKISLVGLLNHLFKETKESVISNYENVKVLFVLDGLDCYQQPLDFNHSDILSDVLQPASVDVLLTNLINGKLLPSAQLWITSRSCSLPDESYDRMTEIREKPDVTSQRKLKSQLREQFTRVSEGIDKEKTSALLNDVFTNVFIIEGQRGDVNDQHEVRQVQEAKFKPVTEEKPIRYHDIFKPGCENIPIRTVLTIGVAGIGKSFASMKYMLDWAEGKANTDIQYIFPLPFRELNLQKDREHSFEDLLHQFCPAMKESEISNYDKYKVLIVLDGFDECRLDLNFSQDMDLTDVKKKTSVNVLLANLIKGNLLSKAQIWITSRPAASSNIPADKVDRVTEVRGFNDDQKEEYFGKRFSDKDFLMKVLSHVKKSRSLYIMCHLPVFCWITSKVLEDFVNRNQEEGMPKTLTDMYLCFLLLQCRQANVKYGDEETSESSETDSCWNTRNKDTILSLGKLAFEELEKGNLLFTEENLTECGIDIEKTAVFSGLFTRVTREGCGQYQNHFFCFVHLSIQEFLAAFFVFQAFNNKGENLLSKPTSVDADLSEVVADLSASDFYKRAVDKALDSKNGDWDLFLRFLLGLSLETNQNLLKDLLKKTEHNTETNKKTIDYIKDKISEEIQDSDKNLNLFHCLNELNDQSLVKEVKKYLLSETKAFENFSTSQWSALTYVLLMSDEKLDVFDLKKYLKSEKVFLGMLPVVKVSKTTLLSWCTLSEESCKGLTSSVLTSTSSNLIELDLSHNDLLDSGVELLANGLKSLQCKLESLKLSGCKVTEKGCFALASALDSNLASPLKELDLSYNHPGDSGSKRLTAIAEDPKRKLQTLCLDHGGAHRLKPGLKKYAVDLKFDENTASRRLVFSESNRKVRTVKTVEEKVSRLANDHRFKRSQVSCEEGLKGLWYWEVKWSGEVCISVAYGELSRKWDSSGGLGCNKMSWSLRCSKAGYTALHGKQSTPIKLSPCQKIAVFLDWDGGSVSYYSVTSETSSLIHTFSAKFTQPLFPSFWFRKGSVTLCEID